From Paenibacillus graminis:
GAAATCAACGTCCTCGCCGATACGATTCTTTCTATCACCAGCCAGACCAATCTGCTGGCGCTGAATGCGGCGATTGAGGCGGCGCGGGCCGGAGAAGCGGGCCGGGGATTTGCCGTGGTGGCGGGGGAAATCCGCAAGCTGGCTGAGAAATCCTCCGAAACAGCAGCAGGCATTCAGGACGTTGTCAAAAATGTCTACTCTTCCGTAGAACAGATGAAGGGGAATTCCGAGGCGATCCTGCACTTTATTGATCAGAATGTGCTGGGAGATTATGAGCGGCTTGCGGAGGTCAGCGAGCAGTACAACAGTGACGCCACAGCGATAAACGGGCTGATGAGCCAGTTTGAGGAAGCCGCCGACCATCTGAGCGAAACAGTGTCCAGCATAGCCATTGCCGTCAACGAGGTAGCAGCTACCGTTAATGAAGGTGCAATTGGGGTGCAGGATATTGCTGTGAAAACTGCGGATATCGTAGAAAAAACCTTCCATGAGGCAAAAATGGCTGATGAGAATACACAAAGCGCCAAAGAAATGCAGCGACTGGTGGAACAATTTAAAATATAAATTAGTTAATGTAATCTTTAACCTGTCTTCATCTGAATTTAAGCTTGCGGGGGTATATTAAATCCATAACCCCCCTTTAATTATAGCTTTGGCCCCGCCGGTTGCCGGCGGGGCCCTTTTTTACATATCCAGAGGCCATTCAGGTACATTTAGGGGTAAAGTCAGCATATTTCCGGGTACGAAAGTCATCAAGCAGGGTTCCTTTCTTGATGGTTTCGCGATCCCGGGTATCCCCTGCTTTTTTGTGCCTGCCAGGCTCCAAATCTTGGTCCATAACTTACTTTACGCCATCCAGAGTGGCGGCTGAGTGACATGAGAGGTATAAATACCCTAGATTTGACCAGAAGTGAGCGGCTGAGGAGAAGGAGAGGTATAAATACCCTAGATTGGGTCAGAAGTAAGCAGCTGAGTGACATGAGAGGTATAAATACCCTAGATCAGGTCAGAAGTGAGCGGCCGAGGGCAAATGAGAGGTATAAATACCCTGGATTTGACCAGAAGTAGGCGGCTGAGGGGAAATGATGAGTTCCCCCTTCTTGCACTTGGGATTGCCATAGGGTTCAAGGGAGTCGTTCTCCAGGTAACGCTGGACTGAAATCAAAGACTGCTGCGCGGTCCCGTGAAGCTGAAGGATCGCAGCTGTTTTGTTCTCCTTTGGGCACAATGGCAACGGCATTATAAACCGTATTTTTGGTCCATAATGTTTACCAAGAGGTGAGGGCAAAATGAGAGATTATTTGCTGAAGCCGGGGGCACGTGAAGACCTGAATGAGCTGCTTAGCAATCTGGGCCAGGAATTCGAACAGAAGGCGAAGGCGCAGAGTCAACGTGCTCCGGATCACGGAAATATGGGTAAGAGTAACCAAATACAGTTGCTGCAGGAGAGCTTTCTACTGCAAATGGTTAGGGATGAGGGGCCTAGTCTCCCGGTGGTTAGGGAACGTCTGCAGCAGCTAGGGTTAGCCCCGCTGGCGGCGGGGGATTTGAGGCTGCAGTTTGCGGCGGTGGAAGTAAGAATGCCATCAGAGATAATGGCAGGCCGCCAGGAACGCCGGAACCTGATAAAGCAGGCTTTTCAAGAGCACTGCCAAGTAACGTCCTCTCATTGGAAAGGGATTTATCCGTTTGGCAACGATGCGGACGTGGCAGTGATGTATTTTCTTGTGATCCTGAAACCAGGAGTGGATCATGCCCGGAAGACCCAGAGGTTCATAGAGCAGCTGAATCACAGCGTAACCAGTGAACTGAAGCTGGAATGTGTGAGCGGGATTGGCGGGGAAGTGAAGGGACTGAAACGGCTGAAGCACGGCTATGCCTCCTGCATGTTGTCCTGGAGCCGGAGCAGCAGCGGCGGGAAAGCGGATGGGCATTGCCGTGACCAGGAGCTGTCCCAGGCCTTCACCCCTGAGGTTGAACAAAAGCTGAAGCGGGCGGTTGAGAATCTGGACACGCACGGCTTCCGCCGGGAACTGGACAACATGCTTAGCAGTGAAAGAGATACACCTGAGTTAACTTTTTTGGCCCTCAGGCTGATCCTGCTGCTTGCCTCCACTGCCAAAAAGTTCGAGCTGGGCAGTTCCTCCTTGCAGAGGTATGTATGGAACTCCCGGATGGCCATTATCCAAACTCCCTCGCACGAAGGGGTGCGGAGTTTATTGGATGAGCTGGCGCAGCTCGTAATGGAAGAAGTGAAGAAGGTCCGCTTCTCAGACGGCTGGCATCTCATTGAGGCAGTCCGGAAATTTGCCGGGGAGAATTTCTGCTGCAGGCTGGAGCTATCCTTCCTGGCAGAAATGTTTTACTTGAATGAGGCCGATTTGCCAAGACAATTCAAGCAGCATGTCGGCATAACCTTCAGCGACTATATTACCAAGCTGCGGATGGCAAAAGCCGAGGAGCTGCTGCAGGACAACGAACTCAAGGTGGGCGACATCGCCGGGCTTGCCGGTTATTCCGGCTTCGGTGATTTCAGCGCCTCCTTCAAAAAATACAGCGGTAAAAGCCCCAAAGAATACCGGGAACGGTTGTTGCAGAGGCGTGCGGCTAGAGGCTGTCCATGAGGAGTTTCTGCATTTTCCGATCAATGGTACAATAAGGAAAAGGGATATGAATACCCGCTTGATACTGAAGGGAGGATTAAAATGAGAAGATTAGGGTTCCGCTCTATGCAGAGTCTATGGTTGAACAACAATTGCGGTTGTTTGCATAGGGCGGGAAGCACAACACCGCTATAATTGCCTGCAAGAATATCGTTGATCATCCTGTAGACTTTGCCACCTTAAAAAGTTCAATAAATTTAAGGGAGCGAAACTACGATGAAATACATTAACGCAGATATAGTATTGCCGGAAGATTTGCTGAAGG
This genomic window contains:
- a CDS encoding helix-turn-helix domain-containing protein, producing MRDYLLKPGAREDLNELLSNLGQEFEQKAKAQSQRAPDHGNMGKSNQIQLLQESFLLQMVRDEGPSLPVVRERLQQLGLAPLAAGDLRLQFAAVEVRMPSEIMAGRQERRNLIKQAFQEHCQVTSSHWKGIYPFGNDADVAVMYFLVILKPGVDHARKTQRFIEQLNHSVTSELKLECVSGIGGEVKGLKRLKHGYASCMLSWSRSSSGGKADGHCRDQELSQAFTPEVEQKLKRAVENLDTHGFRRELDNMLSSERDTPELTFLALRLILLLASTAKKFELGSSSLQRYVWNSRMAIIQTPSHEGVRSLLDELAQLVMEEVKKVRFSDGWHLIEAVRKFAGENFCCRLELSFLAEMFYLNEADLPRQFKQHVGITFSDYITKLRMAKAEELLQDNELKVGDIAGLAGYSGFGDFSASFKKYSGKSPKEYRERLLQRRAARGCP